GTAGTCGGTCGCCAGCGGCTCGGCGCCGGCGCGGCGGAGCAGGAGCGCCACCTGGCCGCGGTGGTAGGCGCCGTGCATGGCCGCGTGCAGCAGGATGTCGTCGATGCGCGAGCGGAACTCGTCGCCCGCGCTGTTGCGGTACGCCACCTCGCGCGCCAGGCCGCCCATGCCCGCCTCCTCCAGCAGCGCGTCGAAGCCGTCCGCGTTCTCGCGGGCGAGCGCCGCGCACTCGTCCAGGGTGAGCGTGGGCCAGATCGCCACCGTCGCGGGCCGCTCGCGGAGGCGAGACAGCCAGGTGTGCTCGGCGCCCAGCACGTGCGCGTAGATCCGCAGCGCGTCGTCCGGCGGCCCGGGCGCGCCGCGCAGCGCCTCCAGCACGCGCCTGTCCGCCCAGCGCAGGTGCGCGTAGAGGCGGCGCATCTCCTCGATCATCCCGGTCCTCCAGGGTCACGTCACGGGCGGCTGAAGCCGCGGCAACCACCGCGGGAAGCCTCGCAAACCGCGCGAGGCCGTGGGGTCGGCTCACGGCGTGGTGGGATGATGAGGCTCGGGATGCCGGTCCGTCAACGCCGCCGGTCGGGCGGTGGCGCGTCGCCGGCGCCGCGGAGGAGGGGGTAGGGGTTGAGGTCGCGGCCGCGCCACCAGCGGTTGGGGTCGTCGACGGTGAAGACGGCGAAGTGCAGGTGCGGGCTCCCCGACACGTTCCCCGTCTGGCCGACGTAGCCGATCACGTCGCCCTGGCGCACCAGGTCGCCCTCCCTGAGCCCCGCCCGGTAGCCGTTCAGGTGCGCGTAGTAGTAGATGGTGCGCCCGTCCAGGTCGCGCTCGTAGACGGCGATCCCGCCCGCCCCACCGGAGTCGCGCTTCACGACGATGCCCGCGGCGGCCGCGAGCACGGGCGTGCCGCGCGCCGCGAAGATGTCGACGCCCTTGTGCGCGCGCCCGCCGGAGCGCGCGGCGCCGTAGCTGTCCCGCAGCTCCGCCGCGCGCACCCCCGCCACCGGGATCACCAGCCGCGGCGACGGCTCCACGCGCCCCACGCTCTCCCGCGGCGGAAAGGCGATCACCAGCGCCCTCCCCGTCACGGCGAGGTACACGGCGAGCCCCAGCAGCAGGGCCGCCTCCCCCAGCGCGACCGAGATCGCCACCTGACGAAGCGACGGACGTCGAAGCAAGCCGTTCTCCCGATCGAAGGCGAATTCGACCATCGAACGCGCAGAAAGCGGACCGGTACGGGAGGAATCCCTTGGCCCGGAATTCACGGGCAGCTGGATCGACGGCGACCGCGCACACTGGTTGCGGAGCTTTTACCCCCAGCATAGATTCCATTCCGGTTCCACTATGCAACCAGGAGGTACGGAATGCCGAGCCTGACTATCAAGAGCATCCCTGAAGATCTGCTGAACCGGCTGAGGCAGAGCGCGGCGGCACACCGGCGCAGTCTCAACAGCGAAGTGCTGGTGCGCCTCGAAAGCTCCGTGGGCAGTACGCGGCTCGATCCCGACGCTTTTCTCGCCCGCATCGATGCCCTTCGGGAAAGCGTCAACATGAAGCCGATCTCCGACGAGTTCTTGGAGCAGGCGAAGCGCGAGGGCCGCCCGTGATCGTCGCCGACACGAACCTGATCGCGTACCTGCTGCTGCCCGGACCGCAAACTCTCCGTGCGCGCGCAGTCTTCCAGAAGGATCCGCTCTGGGCGGCTCCCCTCCTCTGGCGAAGCGAGTTCCGCAACGTGCTGGCGCTGGCGATGCGACTGCAGGGAATGGTGCTCTCGGATGCGCTCAGGTTCATGCAGGAAGCCGAAAAGCTTTTGGACAAACAGGAATTTACGGTGGCGTCCGCGCCCGTATTGAACCTGGCGCAACGGTCGGGCTGCGCGGCGTACGATTGCGAGTTCGTTCACCTCGCCCAGGAGCTTGGCGTGCCGCTGGTCACTGCCGATCAGAAGGTACTGCGGGCGTTTCCCGGTACGGCCGTGTCTCTCGAAGACTTCGTGAAGTAAGAGATCGCCC
The sequence above is a segment of the Longimicrobium sp. genome. Coding sequences within it:
- a CDS encoding DinB family protein; this encodes MIEEMRRLYAHLRWADRRVLEALRGAPGPPDDALRIYAHVLGAEHTWLSRLRERPATVAIWPTLTLDECAALARENADGFDALLEEAGMGGLAREVAYRNSAGDEFRSRIDDILLHAAMHGAYHRGQVALLLRRAGAEPLATDYIAFVRGAPAATRRD
- a CDS encoding M23 family metallopeptidase is translated as MLRRPSLRQVAISVALGEAALLLGLAVYLAVTGRALVIAFPPRESVGRVEPSPRLVIPVAGVRAAELRDSYGAARSGGRAHKGVDIFAARGTPVLAAAAGIVVKRDSGGAGGIAVYERDLDGRTIYYYAHLNGYRAGLREGDLVRQGDVIGYVGQTGNVSGSPHLHFAVFTVDDPNRWWRGRDLNPYPLLRGAGDAPPPDRRR
- a CDS encoding Arc family DNA-binding protein, whose translation is MPSLTIKSIPEDLLNRLRQSAAAHRRSLNSEVLVRLESSVGSTRLDPDAFLARIDALRESVNMKPISDEFLEQAKREGRP
- a CDS encoding type II toxin-antitoxin system VapC family toxin, whose amino-acid sequence is MIVADTNLIAYLLLPGPQTLRARAVFQKDPLWAAPLLWRSEFRNVLALAMRLQGMVLSDALRFMQEAEKLLDKQEFTVASAPVLNLAQRSGCAAYDCEFVHLAQELGVPLVTADQKVLRAFPGTAVSLEDFVK